The following DNA comes from candidate division WOR-3 bacterium.
TATGCTCGGCCGCGATGCCCAGGCGGGGCAGCACCCGCATTGCCGCGTCAATCATCGGCGGCGGGCCGCAGAGCACGGCTTCTTTGGCGCCGTTCGGGTTCACGTGCCGGGCGGCTACCTGAGTCACGAACCCGACGTCGCCGGTCCAATTGTCCTCGGGCCGCGGTTCCGAAAGCGCCGGGAAGTAGCGGAAGTTGGTGAACTTCCTCTCCAGGTCGCGGAAGACGTCGACGTAGAACAGGTCGCGCCGGGTCCGTGCTCCAAAGAAGAGAGTCGTCTTGCGCGGCATGCCCTGCTCGGCGAGGTGCATTACGATCGAGCGCATGGGCGCCATTCCCGAGCCGCCGCCGATGGCGACGATTTCGCGATCTGAGTCCTCGCGCAGGAAGAAATCGCCGAACGGCCCGGTCAGCCTAACCCGGTCGCCCACCGCCAGTGCCTTGTGGATCCAGCCGGTGCAGAGCCCGCCCGAGACGTAGCGAATGATGAGCTCAAAGACGTTACGGCCCGACGGTGGGCTGGCAATCGAGTAGGCGCGAAACTGGTCAGTGCCGGGAACGAGCAGCTGTACGTACTGGCCGGGCTTGAAGTCGAGGGCAGTCCCGCCAAGGTCGAAGCGCACCAGCTTGGTGTCGTACGTCAGGGACTCGAGGGCGGAGACCGTGCCCTCGTACTCTTTTGCCGCGAGCATGCTCTCGGGCAGGGTCACTTCGATGTTCCGCTGGACACGGACCTGGCAGGCGAGCCGGATGCCCTGCTCGCGTTCCTGCCGCGTCACGAACACCGTCTCGGTCGGCAGCATCTCGCCCCCGCCGGAGACGACCCGTATCTTGCAGAGCCCGCAGGTCGCCTTGCCGCCGCAGGCCGAGGGGACGAACAGCTTGTTCTGGTTCAGTGTCGATAACAGGGTGTCGCCGCCCTCAACCTTGATGGTGCGTGACTTGTTGACAGTTATGGTGCACTCTTCGTGGCTGACGAGGAACCGCTCGGCGACAAGCAGGGCAACCGCGATTACGAGGATCAGCCCGCCGACCAGGATGACAGTTATCACTGGATTGCCACCATGCCAGAGAAGCCGATGAAGGCGAGCGCAAGGATCCCCGCGATGACCATCGTGATTCCGGCTCCGCGCAGATCCGCAGGAACATCTCCGACCAGCTCCAGGCGCTCGCGAATCCCGGCGATGATGGTCGTTGCTACGCCCCAGCCGACGCCCGTGCCAATGGAGAACGTCACCGTTTGCCAGAGATTGTATTCGCGCAGCATGACGAAGAGCGATACCGCGAGGACCGCGCAATTGACGGTGATCAGCGGAAGAAAGACGCCGAAGCTTGCGTGCAGGGCCGGAAAGAAACGGGAGACGAGCATCTCGACCAGCTGCACGGCGCTGGCGATGACGATGATGAAGACCAGGAACGACATC
Coding sequences within:
- a CDS encoding 2Fe-2S iron-sulfur cluster binding domain-containing protein; this encodes MVGGLILVIAVALLVAERFLVSHEECTITVNKSRTIKVEGGDTLLSTLNQNKLFVPSACGGKATCGLCKIRVVSGGGEMLPTETVFVTRQEREQGIRLACQVRVQRNIEVTLPESMLAAKEYEGTVSALESLTYDTKLVRFDLGGTALDFKPGQYVQLLVPGTDQFRAYSIASPPSGRNVFELIIRYVSGGLCTGWIHKALAVGDRVRLTGPFGDFFLREDSDREIVAIGGGSGMAPMRSIVMHLAEQGMPRKTTLFFGARTRRDLFYVDVFRDLERKFTNFRYFPALSEPRPEDNWTGDVGFVTQVAARHVNPNGAKEAVLCGPPPMIDAAMRVLPRLGIAAEHIYFDKF
- a CDS encoding NADH:ubiquinone reductase (Na(+)-transporting) subunit E; amino-acid sequence: MTLNPLVILVAAVFTHNIALTYLIGMCPMLAMSRRVDTATGMGVAVTFVLAIIGPLNWIIYRFLLVPTHSEVMSFLVFIIVIASAVQLVEMLVSRFFPALHASFGVFLPLITVNCAVLAVSLFVMLREYNLWQTVTFSIGTGVGWGVATTIIAGIRERLELVGDVPADLRGAGITMVIAGILALAFIGFSGMVAIQ